From the genome of Sulfolobales archaeon, one region includes:
- a CDS encoding DUF4350 domain-containing protein: protein MAARVIAISLLIMIVIILGLQDIAIPTIQAYDPPSIYNTGRGGYSDLYVLLRRIGFSVDAIDSTSQIQGFDPKSWILVMASPDRDLGKRDADLILKWISAGGKAVILDELGTVNEILYMVGLNISGYSSNIDLASCRLGDRVYGVVFNVYRVIDISGSPNATIICVVHGIPTAVGISIGGGELIFIADSSIVINEVLASRYRESNVGFFIVLLGRRNVLFYEGNREIILLKTSYILKAFLVVPALIIYSINAAYSAGPIAVSMLMIGSFMMASLWLISSLGIYRSVARPRAPRGKRHIDIDSIMMRGVERWRRLVRR from the coding sequence ATGGCGGCTAGGGTCATAGCTATATCTTTACTAATAATGATAGTTATAATATTAGGTCTCCAAGATATCGCTATACCGACTATACAGGCATATGATCCCCCATCTATATATAATACCGGTAGAGGGGGCTATAGCGATCTATATGTTCTCCTGAGGAGAATAGGCTTCTCCGTAGATGCTATAGATAGCACATCCCAGATCCAGGGTTTCGATCCTAAGTCATGGATTCTTGTGATGGCAAGCCCTGACAGGGATCTTGGGAAACGCGATGCCGATCTGATCTTGAAATGGATATCGGCCGGAGGCAAGGCCGTGATACTTGATGAGCTAGGTACTGTAAATGAGATCCTATATATGGTGGGGCTTAATATATCAGGATATAGCAGCAATATTGATCTAGCGTCTTGCAGGCTTGGGGATAGGGTCTACGGAGTGGTGTTTAATGTATATAGGGTGATAGATATTAGCGGTAGCCCCAATGCTACTATAATATGTGTGGTGCATGGCATACCCACAGCTGTTGGAATTAGCATTGGAGGTGGTGAGCTCATATTTATAGCGGATTCCAGTATAGTGATCAACGAGGTGCTTGCATCCAGATATAGAGAATCTAATGTAGGGTTCTTTATAGTCCTTCTAGGGAGAAGAAATGTTCTCTTCTATGAGGGAAATAGAGAGATCATACTGCTGAAGACTTCATATATACTTAAAGCCTTCTTAGTAGTTCCAGCTCTGATCATCTATTCCATTAACGCGGCATATTCCGCAGGGCCAATAGCTGTTTCAATGCTTATGATAGGATCCTTTATGATGGCATCCCTATGGCTTATATCATCCCTCGGCATTTACAGATCCGTGGCAAGGCCTAGAGCCCCTAGGGGGAAAAGACACATAGATATAGATAGCATTATGATGAGGGGTGTTGAGAGATGGAGAAGACTGGTGAGAAGATAG